The following coding sequences lie in one Porphyromonas asaccharolytica DSM 20707 genomic window:
- the clpP gene encoding ATP-dependent Clp endopeptidase proteolytic subunit ClpP, with amino-acid sequence MTDYNKDFVHYAHAHLRMNTNALNDYITASTGYINPTIIEERQLNVAQMDVFSRLMMDRIIFLGTEVNDYTANVIQAQLLYLDNADPGKDISIYINSPGGSVYAGFGIYDTMQYVGCDVSTMCTGMAASMAAVLLVAGAEGKRYALPHSRVMIHQPMGGMQGQASDIEIAAKEILKVKAELYKIIADHSGRSVEDIERDSDRDKWMTASEALEYGMIDKVLTSTKQVAKDKKADGKEK; translated from the coding sequence ATGACAGACTACAATAAGGACTTCGTCCACTATGCACACGCTCATCTTCGGATGAATACCAATGCACTCAACGACTACATAACCGCCTCCACTGGCTACATCAACCCCACGATCATTGAGGAGCGCCAGCTCAACGTGGCGCAGATGGATGTCTTCAGCCGCCTGATGATGGATCGTATCATCTTCCTCGGCACGGAGGTCAACGACTACACCGCCAATGTGATACAGGCTCAGCTCCTCTACCTAGACAATGCAGATCCGGGCAAGGATATCTCGATCTATATCAATAGCCCTGGTGGGTCAGTCTATGCGGGCTTTGGTATCTACGATACGATGCAGTATGTGGGTTGTGATGTCTCGACGATGTGTACCGGTATGGCTGCCTCGATGGCCGCTGTCCTCCTCGTAGCGGGCGCCGAGGGCAAGCGCTACGCACTGCCCCACTCACGGGTGATGATTCACCAGCCGATGGGCGGTATGCAGGGTCAGGCGAGCGACATAGAGATCGCTGCTAAGGAGATCCTCAAGGTGAAAGCCGAACTATACAAGATCATTGCTGATCACTCAGGTCGCTCTGTCGAGGATATCGAGCGAGACAGCGATCGTGACAAGTGGATGACCGCCTCTGAGGCTCTAGAGTATGGTATGATCGACAAGGTACTCACATCTACTAAGCAAGTAGCGAAGGACAAGAAGGCAGATGGCAAAGAAAAGTAA
- the clpX gene encoding ATP-dependent Clp protease ATP-binding subunit ClpX: protein MAKKSNSIERRCSFCNRPESEVPILIGAEGSAQICSDCAEQIYTLLYQNGLVSAPKLDPNEPRKQGDKNSTFAPLTYESLPKPQEIAAYLDRYVIGQTDAKKYLSVAVYNHYKRILASQEKGEKSDESSKLDDVEIAKSNIIMVGPTGCGKTLLAQSIARMLQVPFAMVDATVLTQAGYVGEDIESIISRLLQNCDYDVAAAERGIVFIDEIDKIARKGDNPSITRDVSGEGVQQGLLKLLEGSVINVPPYGGRKHPEQKFIQVNTQQILFICAGAFDGIERIIGSRLNTRVVGYKEQQMDYQTIQNNLLAHITHQDLRRYGLIPEIIGRLPILTYLDALDSDSLLRILVEPKNAITKQYQKLFEMDGVRLTFDEDALKYIVHVAVETKLGARGLRSIVEKIMIDAMYEIPSLKRKTLRITEQYARSKVTPSMTASLAN, encoded by the coding sequence ATGGCAAAGAAAAGTAACTCGATAGAGCGTCGATGCTCTTTCTGCAATCGCCCTGAGAGCGAGGTGCCTATACTAATAGGTGCCGAGGGCTCCGCGCAGATCTGTAGTGATTGCGCAGAGCAGATCTACACGTTGCTCTATCAGAACGGGCTGGTCTCTGCACCTAAGCTTGACCCTAATGAGCCGAGGAAGCAGGGAGACAAGAACTCTACCTTTGCGCCACTCACCTATGAGTCGCTGCCTAAGCCGCAGGAGATAGCTGCCTATCTAGATCGCTACGTGATCGGGCAAACTGATGCTAAGAAGTATCTCTCGGTAGCTGTCTACAACCACTACAAGCGTATCTTAGCTAGCCAAGAGAAGGGCGAAAAGAGCGACGAGAGCTCTAAGCTAGACGATGTAGAGATTGCCAAGAGCAACATCATCATGGTGGGGCCGACTGGGTGCGGTAAGACGCTCCTAGCACAGTCGATAGCTCGTATGCTGCAGGTGCCCTTTGCGATGGTCGATGCGACCGTCCTGACACAGGCTGGCTATGTGGGAGAGGATATAGAGAGTATCATCTCTCGCCTACTGCAAAACTGCGACTACGACGTAGCAGCCGCAGAGCGTGGCATCGTCTTCATCGATGAGATTGATAAGATAGCGCGCAAGGGCGACAACCCCTCCATCACCCGTGATGTGAGTGGCGAGGGTGTGCAGCAAGGCCTTCTGAAGCTGCTCGAGGGGAGTGTCATCAATGTACCCCCTTATGGAGGTCGCAAGCATCCCGAGCAGAAGTTTATCCAGGTCAATACGCAGCAGATCCTCTTCATCTGCGCTGGCGCCTTTGACGGCATAGAGCGAATCATTGGCTCTCGCCTCAACACCCGCGTGGTGGGCTACAAGGAGCAGCAGATGGACTATCAGACGATCCAGAACAACCTGCTGGCACACATTACTCACCAAGACCTCCGACGCTACGGGTTGATCCCCGAGATCATCGGACGTCTACCTATCCTCACCTATCTAGACGCACTAGATAGTGATTCGCTCCTGCGTATCCTCGTCGAACCTAAAAACGCTATCACAAAGCAGTACCAGAAGCTCTTTGAGATGGATGGCGTACGACTGACTTTCGATGAAGACGCACTCAAGTATATCGTCCATGTCGCTGTCGAGACAAAGCTAGGGGCTCGCGGACTACGCTCGATCGTGGAGAAGATTATGATCGACGCTATGTACGAGATACCCTCTCTCAAGCGTAAGACGCTACGTATCACAGAGCAGTATGCCCGCTCTAAGGTGACCCCGAGCATGACTGCCTCTCTAGCAAACTAA